From the Mus musculus strain C57BL/6J chromosome 10, GRCm38.p6 C57BL/6J genome, the window ATGACAAATATTTCATTACACCCTCAGGTCATTTCCCTTCTGGGGAAACTACTCGCATCTTCATGTCAAGTCCTGTAACTCTTCCTCTAAGttctttaaattttctgttgGGATTGTTAGGATACAAATTTGTATGTCAAAACACCTGCTATACTGGGAAATCTTCCCCatatttttttttcgagacagggtttctctgtatagccctggctgtcctggaactcactatgtagactaggctggcctcgaactcagaaatccgcctgtctctgcctcctgagttgctgggattaaaggcgtgcgccaccacgcccggcttccccATATTTTTCTAAGTTGTCATGAAAACAGattatttttcataaaagttAGGAGGAATTACTTGGAAGTATTTGCTTTTATATCATTACATAACAAGTTTTCATGTTTCTTTATAGTTTCATGTTTTATTTGAAAAGTTAACAGACTTATCATTTTTATAActggtatttttaaaacatagtagtaattacaagaaaaaaatgagcCAACTGAATAGTCCACTTACATAGGGGGAAGTTCATCAGATACAAATGCTAAAACATCCTACACAGTAAATTCCTACCACACACAGAACTGGGGTAGATGAAATATTGAACTATCCCAATGGCTGCTGCTGCCAGCCTGCATCTATTTGCAGTAGATTTCCTGATTTTTCTGAAGGTTGGGAACTCTCCAAAAAAATGCCTTCAATTCTGACACAAACTGGAAGAAATATTTTCCGCCCAAACTGAAGCTTAAAAATAAACCTTCTCACCTGCCTCTTAGAGCATCTTAGACCTTATGTGCCCTTGGCATCTAGTCAATACTGTTTTTCCAACTCAGTTCTCAGTTTCACCCAGTAACTGCTGATTCCACTCTACCAACAAGCTTTTAGCTgcctctctgagaagagccagcaCGCATGTCCTTGTGCCTGAAGAAGAGGTGGGTAAAACAGGAGGGATGGATGGGGCTGAAGGCAAGGATCTTTACATTTTTACAATAAaagaacaaactttttttttttgataaagtaGGTGGTACAAACATTTAAGAGTAACGCTAGCTTTATATTTAGTGGTCATGTGTCCAAAATAGCAAATGTCTATGGCCTGTGTGACCCTCGGAGGTGGCGTCTGGCTGATCTGTATTGAGCTGGATCACTGGTTCCTTTTTCTCGGTTTCAACCGTGAGCTGGTGCTGCGTGGCTTCCTCAAGGTTCTGGAGAAGGCGACTTTCCCACTGCCTCACCCGCTCCATGGCAGCTGCCAGCTTCTTGGGGTCTCGCTTTCCCCTGCGGGTTTTGTGGAGAACCTTGGGTAAGGATGAGTTTCGAGACTGTCGCTTCTGCGGTGGCCGTTGGATCAATGAGGCCGACTCAGAGGTATCTTCCCCAAGAGCTGAGAGGTCCTGGCAGGGCCTTAACTGCTTGGAAGCCCTGGAAATGGGCTTCCTTTGGCTACAGGCAGCTGTGGTGCTGACCTCTGTCTCATGAACAGGGATATCCCGGGAAAGGCGTGAAGACATTAGTCCACCTTCCACACTCGGTTCACAGAGGTTCAGGGCGTCTGCTACAGGGCTTTGGCTACAGCTAAGGGTAGCTTCCTCGGAAGTCCTGtcttgtgtgatttttttaaagcatcgcTTCATCAGGAAAACCGAGCTCTCCTACCCAGAGTTCAACGTAGGAAACTgcgcacccacccccaccccacccccgtagTCCAACGGTTGGAGCGCGTGCTCTAGCATCCTTACGTCATCACATAGCATGCCCAGCAAGCGAATCTTCGTTGTTAGGTAAGATCTAGCAAGTCTTGTGCTTGTGTGTTATCCATGAATTTCTGTAAGCACTTAATATTTCTGTGTATTCTAGGTGTTATTCTCCCTAAAGCTCTCTTTGGTTGATAATGTGTGGCCAGTTGACTCATCCTTGTCTGGCTGATGATCATGATCCCAGGCTGGGTTGTTTCTCTCTCTGAAATGATGGTTTCTACAAGTAATAAAAGGTAACATGGTCTCTGTGCTACTGCGCAGCCTTAGAAGAAAGCAACAAGACTGCGGGACACCTGCCGAGGTCAAGGAAGCCTCCGTGTTCTTCCAAGCCTTACCAAAATGGGACTAATCCTTGGCTAGAGAGACAGAACCCTATCAGCCCTGAGACAACATCTGTTGATCTAGCCCAGAGGGTCCACACATCTGTACCTAAGTTCTTCGGAGATCTACATGTCTGCTGGCCATAGGGCTCCAATATTGCAGTCCAGACACTTGGAGTTCTTTTCATGTGAGGTCCAACTCTGCCCCAAATCTCTCTCCCTGAGATTCCAGTCGGAATCCAAAGTCTTGTATGCTCCCAGATAGAGAATTGCCATGTGTCGAGAACTACCTCATCTTTATCTTGATTCCCAATAACCTCTGCATTAGTTAAACTACAACATATAAGAAGCAGAGCAACCTTTTATGAAGGCCATGAATTCAAGAGCATAAAGATCGGAACAAGTTGGAGTACTCTGATAGTAACTTTAAAGACACAGCACAAATTAATTAGGGTCACATTTAATGTGCTTTTGAAAAATCAATCCAGAGATATATTTTGCTATACAATTTTGTTGTTAGTGGAAATATCCTTGAAGAAAACACCTGATATTTAAGCTGTTAGAATTTGAGAGTTTTCTTCATGAACTTTGCAGCTTCGGTTTAATTTTTGGAGTTCTACAGAAatgttgacatctgcagacaATCTTCCACACAGACAGGCTGAAAAGCAGCCTTTACATGTCCCATTGGCTCAGCAAGGAAACGTGTTAGAGAATACATTCCCCATAAACAGGAAAAGCACAGGATGAAAACGCTGTGCCCAAGATTCTGGGCATCTTCTCGTTTTCCTTCCTACAACTCAGTGCTTACCTTCGGTTAGCTCCGTACATTAACTATGGAGGGTTAGTCAAAAGTCGGCCCTATaggcaagaaaaaacaaaagccaaagccGCCTTTCAGGGGCTGCATGTGGAGGAGGAGAGTGCGTGTGAATGTGTGCTTGAAGAAGTTATAACAGGTCAAAGGTCTGTGTGGTGTACCAGTGAAGTAAAGACAGCAAGCTGCCCAGGGTCTGCTCTCCCTCCCTACTCACTGACAGAGTGCTTGCTCTTACCCTGGCACACCACCACTCCAAATAAAGACTGCATTCTCCACACGCCCTCAATTAAGCGTCAAGCAATCAGACTGAGGCAAGGAGCTGTTTTTCTCTGGTCATTTGGTCCCACTGCCTCCCGAATGAATACTGCTATCATGCTAGAACTTCAATGGCTACCTTTGACCATTTAAGTAGGAATCACCTGGCTCTTCTATAGGCAATAAAATAAGctgctactttcttttttttatttatttatttttttaattaggtattttcctcgtttacattttcaatgctatcccaaaggtcccccatacccaccccccccaatcccctacccacccactccccctttttggccctggcgttcccctgtactggggcatataaagtttgcaagtccaatgggcctctctttgcagtgatggccgactaggccatcttttgatacatatgcagctaaagctcccgggtactggttagtttatattgttgttccacctatagggttgcagttccctttagctccttggataatttctctagctcctccattaggggccgtgagacccatccaatagctgactgtgatcatccacttctgtgtttgctaggccccggcatagtctcacaagagagagctatatctgggtcctttcagcgaaatcttgctagtgtatgcaatggtgtcagcatttggaagctgattatgggatggatccctgcatatggcaatcactagatggtccatcctttcgtcacagctccaaattttgtctctgtaactccttctatgggtgttttgttcccatttctaagaaagggtaaagtgtccacactttggtcttcgttcctcttgaatttcatgcgtttggcaagttgtatcttatatcttgggtatcctaagtttctgggctaatatccacttatcagtgagtacatattgtgcgagttcctttgtgattgggttacttcactcaggatgataccctccaggtccacccatttgcctaggaatttcataaattcatttttttaatagctgagtagtattccattgtgtaaatgtaccacattttctgtatccattcctctgttgaggggcatctgggttctttccagcttctggctattataaacaaggctgctatgaacatagtggagcatgtgttcttcttaccggttgggacatcttctggatatatgcccaggagaggtattgctggatcctccggtagtactatgtccaattttctgaggaaccgccagactgatttccagagtggttgtacaagcttgcaatcccaccaacaatggaggagtgttcccctttctccacatcctcgccagcatctgctgtcacctgagtttttgatcttagccattctgactggagtgaagtggaatctcagggttgttttgatttgcatttccctgatgattaaggatgttgaacattttttcaggtgcttctctgccattcggtattcctcaggtgagaattctttgttcaagcTGCTACTTTCTTAAAACATAGTTTTATACCAGAGATTTCTATTACAATGAACTTATATGATATTACTAATAACCATATAAAAAGAGCTTAGTATATCACAAAATACAGTAAATAATTCCTGATTCCAAATATAATTATTCAACCACTACCAACATTTACTTATTACTTTATTAGCACACAGAAAATATTAAAGTATTTTCAACACTCAAAAAGTAAAACCTGCACatatacaaatagattttaaatagttTATCAATTCTAATATAAACACATTTAAGAAATATTAcagcttttaaatgtttttctattAAATTCAATGTTTATATAATGAAGTCTACTATCTCATATTATATTGTTATGTTTGTGATAGTAATATATGGCATGTCTATTGAAGAAGCTATAAAACCATGTAAAAGAAGTATAATAATTGTTTATACAACACACACCTAATAAACATGAACattcaacaaaaagaaaagttgtAGACAGGTAATCTTTGATCTAATTCAAAAGAAATCTGACATTTGGAATTTATTTCTTTGCCAAATTTTTATCTATTAAGAAAAATGTTctagggggttggagagatggctcagtggttaagagcactgactgctcttccagaggttataagttcaattcccagcaaccacatggtggctcacaaccatctgtaatgggatctgactcctccttctgatgtttctgaagaaagcaacagtgtactcacatacattaaataaataaataaataaatattaaaaacagaaaaatgttctTATATCAAATAACATCATAAACccaacaaagttatcaaaaatatttctttcaagTAAAAACTAGGCTTTGGGTAGccaaattttccattttttaacatgatttaaaaagcaaaaaaattatcaacttttgtcttttttgtttgtactATGAAAACAAAGACGTATTCTCTGCCTCCCACCATACTATTAAGACTAGTAACTCTATCTgtagtttaaaataaaagtatttaactGAACTTTAATTTGATCAAAGTAGAATTAATTTTAGAATACTTACAGGGGAAATCATGTTATTCTCATAATTAGAGGTCAAGCTGCTACATTTTTTATAAACATCAATCAGATCTAGTGTATTACTGTTCTTCAAGAAATCATCATATGTTTTCTTAATGTCTTCATAGTGCTCAACCACTTTCATATTTTCAATGGGCAAGTTCAGTTTCTCGTGTAAGAAGTACTTCCATGTCAGTAAGACATCACTGAGACAGACTGTAAATTCTCCTCTGTGCTGAAAGGTGCAAAAGAACAAGGGTAAATTTGAGTGCTTAATGCTTCAATGTCCATTTATCTAACTGATATGAAAAATACAACAGCATGCtgttaaaataaacacaaaacctTGATACtttgataaaatataaataagtagg encodes:
- the Parpbp gene encoding PCNA-interacting partner isoform X5 gives rise to the protein MAVLNQLPVLGMIKEFRRSWRALCSSERTTLCGPDSMLLALQLSMAENNKQHRGEFTVCLSDVLLTWKYFLHEKLNLPIENMKVVEHYEDIKKTYDDFLKNSNTLDLIDVYKKCSSLTSNYENNMISPKVAA